A stretch of Roseibium porphyridii DNA encodes these proteins:
- a CDS encoding ATP-dependent Clp protease proteolytic subunit, translating to MKNYSTTVPARLDDDDEDKAKSQQSIQVDKHLFEARTVLITGPVTQEMARDVCSRLLALAQVSNDPITVIVSSPGGHVESGDMIHDTIKFVAPEVRILGMGWVASAGALIYVSVPKDKRFCTPNTRFLLHQPSGGAGGMATDIEIQAKEIIKMRDRLNKIFADATGQPIDRIEKDTDRDYWMSPEEGIDYGLVGKVVTSVDELG from the coding sequence ATGAAAAACTATTCGACCACGGTGCCTGCACGCCTCGACGATGATGACGAGGACAAAGCCAAGAGCCAGCAGTCGATCCAAGTCGACAAGCATCTGTTCGAAGCGCGCACAGTTCTGATCACCGGCCCGGTGACACAGGAAATGGCCCGCGACGTCTGTTCCCGTTTGCTTGCCCTTGCACAGGTCTCGAACGATCCGATTACGGTGATTGTTTCTTCGCCTGGCGGCCACGTTGAATCGGGCGACATGATCCATGACACCATCAAGTTTGTAGCACCTGAGGTGCGGATACTGGGAATGGGCTGGGTCGCCAGCGCAGGTGCCCTGATTTACGTGTCCGTGCCGAAGGACAAGCGGTTTTGTACTCCGAACACGCGCTTTCTCCTGCATCAACCGTCCGGTGGTGCCGGCGGCATGGCAACGGATATCGAGATCCAGGCCAAGGAAATCATCAAGATGCGTGATCGATTGAACAAGATCTTCGCTGATGCAACTGGCCAGCCGATCGACCGGATCGAAAAGGACACGGATCGCGACTACTGGATGAGCCCGGAAGAGGGCATTGACTATGGTCTTGTCGGAAAGGTCGTGACCAGCGTGGACGAGCTGGGCTGA
- a CDS encoding Clp protease ClpP, translating into MTLYMKLGGRKAVMQAMPRLKQRLEQDECFDLSGFREEFERSDDLTEFLIFLSGGAPFYDGKPVCELLSPICTCSDLYARFVDHLVGAFFGGKAGTGDETEFRRLLDRLRPQVLSPKPVAPVLVYSVEPETLSA; encoded by the coding sequence ATGACACTCTATATGAAACTTGGTGGACGTAAGGCAGTCATGCAGGCAATGCCGCGTCTGAAGCAACGTCTGGAACAGGATGAATGCTTCGATCTCTCCGGTTTCCGTGAAGAGTTCGAGCGTTCCGATGACCTGACAGAATTCCTGATTTTCCTGTCAGGAGGTGCGCCGTTCTATGATGGAAAGCCCGTGTGCGAGCTGCTCTCGCCAATCTGCACCTGCTCCGACCTCTACGCCCGGTTCGTCGATCACCTGGTCGGCGCATTCTTTGGCGGCAAAGCCGGCACGGGAGACGAAACTGAATTTCGGAGACTGCTGGACCGCTTGCGTCCGCAGGTTCTCAGCCCGAAACCCGTTGCTCCGGTGCTGGTCTATTCGGTCGAACCGGAAACGCTGAGCGCTTAA
- a CDS encoding YdcF family protein, translating into MFFYVSKIGQFFIQPSNFLIALILFGLVITAFTNRRRIAKLMTWTGLIGLIICGFSPAANWLIQPLEDRFPRPAEISGFDGIIVLGGAVDTVVTGVRGDTALTMSAERITITARLARLLPDAIVVHTGGQGVIISSQATEAEGAGRLFADFGISPERVVLEDESRNTWENATLSKKIVDPQPGQRWLLVTSAYHMPRSMGVFEKAGWTGLTAYPVDYRTRGEVDRGLGFDGASKGLRRFDIAFREWLGLAVYWAIGRSTEFFPQP; encoded by the coding sequence ATGTTCTTCTACGTTTCGAAAATCGGTCAGTTTTTCATTCAGCCTTCGAACTTTCTGATCGCGTTGATTCTGTTTGGCTTGGTGATAACGGCATTCACCAATCGTCGGCGTATCGCAAAGCTGATGACTTGGACCGGGCTTATTGGCCTGATTATTTGTGGATTTTCTCCAGCAGCCAACTGGTTGATCCAGCCACTGGAAGACCGGTTTCCTCGTCCCGCAGAGATCAGTGGATTTGATGGCATTATCGTTCTCGGTGGCGCGGTCGATACCGTCGTGACCGGTGTTCGAGGAGACACTGCTTTGACCATGTCGGCTGAACGCATAACGATCACTGCGCGGCTTGCAAGATTGTTGCCTGACGCAATCGTCGTGCACACCGGCGGTCAGGGCGTCATTATTTCTTCGCAGGCGACGGAGGCCGAGGGGGCAGGACGTCTCTTTGCCGATTTTGGAATTTCACCGGAGCGCGTTGTGCTGGAGGACGAGTCGCGCAACACCTGGGAAAACGCAACCTTGAGCAAGAAGATCGTGGATCCGCAGCCGGGCCAAAGGTGGCTGCTCGTCACCTCCGCCTATCACATGCCCAGGTCCATGGGGGTCTTTGAGAAGGCCGGGTGGACAGGGCTGACGGCTTATCCTGTGGACTATAGAACCAGGGGGGAAGTGGACAGAGGGTTGGGATTCGATGGCGCTTCAAAGGGGCTGCGCCGATTCGACATCGCGTTTAGAGAATGGCTCGGATTGGCGGTCTATTGGGCGATCGGGCGGAGCACGGAATTTTTCCCACAACCCTGA
- a CDS encoding adenylate/guanylate cyclase domain-containing protein has protein sequence MVLEAPIVAADVVQWLYSDASHLNDTLEIVSELAERLRRGNVPVDRATTGIWVVHPNVRAEASIWASDGTRELRLYTSDNSSEEDYHSSPIKRVHETSAAVRVRIEKEPSIAVEFPVTVELRDEGYTDYIALPLPFSDGSVKVATFATKTPGGFASSHISVFESLVRPLALVCELKTLKRTAETVLETYVGPRAGSRVLDGTTRRGEGEWIKAVVSFADIRGFTRMSNTLPADKVILFLNKYFGAMTAAVEAHGGEVLKFIGDEVMAIFPYETDDEARDAAKRALLAARETLQRIETINSARTCAATPDMSVGIALHAGDVFYGNVGSETRLDFTVVGPVVNLAARIAELAKDLERQVLVSDALSDIMGCRSGLYGRYQVKGFDDPVSVYSPDLTGDPRFGYCPENTAERALEAN, from the coding sequence ATGGTCCTCGAAGCGCCGATCGTCGCGGCAGACGTTGTACAGTGGCTCTACAGCGACGCTTCGCATTTGAATGATACTTTGGAAATCGTTTCAGAGCTTGCTGAACGCCTGCGTCGCGGCAATGTGCCGGTCGACAGGGCGACAACAGGTATCTGGGTCGTCCACCCGAACGTGCGTGCAGAAGCATCCATTTGGGCAAGTGATGGAACGCGGGAGCTCAGGCTCTATACGTCTGATAACAGTTCGGAAGAGGACTACCATTCCAGTCCGATCAAGCGTGTTCACGAAACGAGCGCTGCAGTGCGTGTCCGGATCGAGAAAGAACCTTCGATTGCCGTGGAGTTTCCGGTCACGGTTGAACTGCGGGATGAAGGTTACACCGACTATATTGCGCTGCCGCTGCCGTTTTCGGATGGCTCTGTAAAGGTTGCTACCTTCGCAACCAAGACGCCCGGTGGGTTTGCAAGTTCTCATATCAGTGTTTTTGAGTCGCTCGTGCGGCCGCTGGCCCTGGTGTGTGAGCTCAAAACCTTGAAACGCACGGCGGAAACTGTACTGGAGACTTATGTTGGCCCGCGCGCCGGTTCGCGCGTTCTCGACGGGACGACACGCCGAGGCGAGGGCGAGTGGATCAAAGCGGTTGTAAGCTTTGCCGACATTCGCGGGTTTACCCGGATGTCCAACACCTTGCCTGCCGACAAGGTCATCTTGTTTTTGAACAAGTATTTCGGTGCAATGACGGCAGCTGTGGAAGCCCATGGCGGCGAAGTGCTGAAGTTCATCGGCGATGAAGTGATGGCCATCTTCCCCTATGAAACGGATGATGAGGCGCGCGATGCCGCCAAGCGGGCCTTGCTTGCAGCGCGCGAGACACTGCAGCGGATCGAAACGATCAACAGCGCGAGAACATGCGCTGCGACCCCGGACATGAGCGTTGGGATCGCGTTGCATGCCGGCGATGTATTCTATGGCAATGTCGGCAGCGAAACGCGGCTTGATTTCACTGTGGTGGGACCGGTCGTCAACCTGGCGGCGCGTATTGCCGAACTGGCGAAAGACCTTGAGCGTCAAGTGCTGGTTTCCGACGCTCTTTCCGACATCATGGGCTGCCGTTCAGGTCTTTATGGACGGTATCAGGTGAAGGGTTTCGACGACCCGGTATCGGTTTATTCTCCGGATTTGACGGGTGATCCAAGGTTTGGATATTGCCCTGAAAACACGGCTGAGCGTGCTCTTGAAGCAAACTGA
- a CDS encoding DUF599 domain-containing protein, with the protein MQSLSYLDIAAAVWFLFAWFGFNLLIDVSPLRQKTLSSAMDDFRRGWMISMCMREVRIMDTSIMAGLQQGTAFFASTALLAMGGCFALLDATERILQIAGDLAIPGADSRALWEIKVLGLMLIFAYAFFKFGWAYRLFNYASIIMGAVPDLGQAEDQAVRKMAMQAGELNVLAGRHFNRGQRAFFFAIGFLGWFAGPYVFAGATLAVLIVLTRRQFASRARSAVFSGQYPNLGSPVKSGE; encoded by the coding sequence ATGCAGTCCCTCTCATATCTGGATATCGCCGCAGCCGTCTGGTTTCTGTTTGCCTGGTTCGGCTTCAATTTATTGATTGACGTCAGTCCCTTAAGACAAAAAACTCTGTCAAGCGCAATGGACGACTTTCGACGTGGCTGGATGATCTCCATGTGCATGCGCGAAGTCCGCATCATGGACACCTCCATCATGGCCGGCCTCCAGCAAGGCACTGCCTTTTTTGCCTCAACGGCACTTTTGGCAATGGGGGGCTGTTTTGCACTGCTCGACGCGACAGAGCGGATACTTCAAATTGCGGGGGACCTGGCGATACCAGGTGCAGACAGCCGAGCCTTATGGGAAATCAAGGTTCTTGGCCTGATGCTGATTTTCGCCTATGCCTTCTTCAAATTCGGCTGGGCCTATCGGCTTTTCAACTATGCGAGCATCATTATGGGTGCCGTTCCGGACCTCGGACAAGCTGAAGACCAAGCGGTTCGAAAAATGGCAATGCAGGCCGGCGAACTAAACGTACTCGCCGGACGCCATTTCAACCGAGGTCAACGCGCTTTTTTCTTCGCAATCGGATTTCTTGGCTGGTTTGCCGGCCCCTACGTTTTTGCAGGGGCCACGCTCGCAGTACTGATCGTGCTCACACGGCGTCAGTTTGCTTCAAGAGCACGCTCAGCCGTGTTTTCAGGGCAATATCCAAACCTTGGATCACCCGTCAAATCCGGAGAATAA
- a CDS encoding SDR family oxidoreductase, with protein MHSKSDVTLAVDAQQGSHRRMEVFLTGGTGSIGSAVLKRLLDENARIVGLARSDASAEKLRALGANAYPGDLRSPESWVSRAAACDAVVHSGATFSADMGRVDRQSMLALKKAAQHRQQPLKVIYTGGVWLFPQTTSRNVITEKTPFSPLPAFRYMTETIRTLSHGTDMNLAVVHPALVCSRNFGPIAEMTDALKKGQPFKTRATRDTLWPLVEVNDLADFYARVLQQSRFRMSLIASCIAGISVGHLASHISARHGAPLEIDTTQAPEETDPETDWSAGYALSQKVDVSHARRTTGWQPEHSTIEDLVVTLSK; from the coding sequence TTGCACAGCAAGAGTGACGTAACGCTTGCGGTAGACGCCCAACAGGGGTCTCATAGACGTATGGAAGTGTTTCTCACAGGCGGGACCGGTAGCATTGGTTCGGCAGTCCTTAAGCGACTTCTCGACGAGAACGCCCGGATTGTCGGCCTCGCCAGATCAGACGCGTCGGCTGAAAAACTACGTGCTCTGGGGGCCAATGCCTACCCCGGTGACCTGCGCTCTCCAGAAAGCTGGGTGAGCCGCGCTGCCGCCTGTGACGCGGTGGTGCACTCCGGCGCAACTTTTTCTGCAGACATGGGCCGTGTCGACAGGCAATCAATGTTGGCATTGAAAAAGGCCGCGCAGCACCGTCAGCAACCACTCAAGGTGATCTACACCGGCGGTGTCTGGCTGTTTCCGCAAACGACATCACGAAACGTGATCACGGAAAAAACTCCATTTTCGCCTCTGCCTGCCTTTCGCTATATGACCGAGACAATCAGAACCTTGTCACACGGCACAGACATGAACCTTGCCGTGGTGCATCCGGCACTGGTGTGCAGCCGGAACTTCGGACCTATCGCAGAGATGACCGATGCCTTGAAGAAGGGCCAACCGTTCAAAACAAGAGCTACGCGCGATACGCTGTGGCCACTGGTCGAAGTCAACGATCTTGCAGATTTCTACGCGCGCGTTCTGCAACAGTCCCGTTTCAGAATGTCCCTGATTGCCAGCTGCATTGCCGGGATCTCGGTCGGTCACCTTGCATCGCACATTTCCGCAAGACACGGCGCACCGTTGGAAATCGACACGACGCAAGCCCCCGAAGAGACAGATCCGGAAACCGACTGGAGCGCGGGTTATGCCTTGTCGCAGAAAGTGGACGTCAGTCACGCCCGTCGCACCACCGGATGGCAGCCCGAGCATTCCACCATCGAAGATCTGGTTGTCACACTGTCAAAATGA
- a CDS encoding DUF1489 family protein → MTLHLVKLCVGADSAESLQAWIDYRVEQARLAGAEEVTTHTTRMVPTRKDELLDGGSLFWVIKGKIQARQHLLDIRPFTDDAGIKRCNLVLEPRLILTQYRPKRPFQGWRYLKVDEAPGDIRLAGEAVAMPDAMRRDLTELCLL, encoded by the coding sequence ATGACCTTGCATCTTGTCAAATTGTGTGTGGGAGCAGACAGCGCAGAATCTCTTCAGGCCTGGATCGACTACCGTGTCGAGCAGGCGCGCCTTGCTGGTGCGGAAGAGGTGACGACACACACAACACGCATGGTCCCGACCCGAAAGGATGAGTTGCTGGACGGCGGGTCGCTCTTCTGGGTCATCAAGGGGAAGATCCAAGCGCGCCAACACCTGTTGGACATTCGCCCGTTTACCGATGATGCGGGTATCAAACGGTGCAATCTTGTGCTGGAACCCCGTTTGATATTGACCCAATACCGGCCCAAGCGCCCGTTTCAGGGTTGGCGGTATCTGAAGGTGGATGAAGCTCCCGGTGATATCCGGCTTGCAGGCGAGGCGGTGGCGATGCCGGACGCAATGCGTCGCGACCTGACAGAGCTTTGCCTCCTCTAA
- a CDS encoding TetR/AcrR family transcriptional regulator, giving the protein MTNASKSRPRDGTLRTKLVDAGVELLRDRGPDGLSLRECAAMAGVSHAAPGYHFKNLMGLSTAIAARGYRLFCDAMLARRDKAGPAPFERLSAICHGYLDYAAGHPELFLFIFSGQKFNENDQDFCEASSKAYSILRETCAPLVPAGTEIEETEILIWSLVHGYAHLAMTRKKDNPKLGRGWPELDALLSHLRNALSAQSAYNARN; this is encoded by the coding sequence ATGACGAATGCCTCCAAAAGCCGCCCGAGGGACGGAACGCTTCGCACCAAGTTGGTTGATGCAGGCGTCGAATTGTTGAGAGACCGAGGGCCCGATGGTTTGTCCTTGAGGGAATGCGCGGCAATGGCTGGTGTTTCGCATGCAGCGCCAGGCTATCACTTCAAAAACCTGATGGGGCTTTCAACGGCCATCGCAGCCAGAGGATATCGTCTTTTTTGCGATGCCATGCTTGCAAGAAGAGACAAGGCGGGCCCTGCGCCTTTTGAGCGTCTCTCTGCGATCTGTCACGGCTACCTGGACTACGCAGCGGGACATCCGGAATTGTTTCTGTTCATCTTCTCGGGGCAGAAATTCAATGAGAACGACCAGGACTTCTGTGAGGCCTCTTCCAAGGCATACAGTATCTTGCGGGAAACGTGTGCACCCTTGGTGCCTGCCGGAACTGAGATCGAAGAAACCGAGATCCTGATCTGGTCGCTCGTTCACGGTTACGCGCATTTGGCCATGACCCGAAAAAAGGACAACCCGAAGCTGGGGCGCGGCTGGCCTGAACTGGACGCCTTGCTCTCACATCTGCGCAACGCACTTTCCGCCCAATCCGCTTACAACGCCCGCAATTGA
- a CDS encoding DUF2306 domain-containing protein — MERISRLANSSGFWLATVSSVLVAIVSYRFIPLGVQQGMEFVAHNLSGNALALYAHIGVAPVALALMPFQFMSVLRSRWPALHRWSGRVYVGAILVSGLAGLQLAFHTTTGAFATVGFATLAVVWLGTTGAAFYFAVNRQIARHRRWMLRSAALTFAAVTLRVYLGSSMALGADFAIAYPIISWACWVPNALLVEFYLRRAHFLKHRTT, encoded by the coding sequence ATGGAACGAATTTCAAGGCTTGCGAACAGCTCCGGCTTTTGGCTGGCGACGGTATCTTCGGTCTTGGTTGCAATCGTGTCTTACCGCTTCATACCGCTGGGAGTTCAACAGGGAATGGAATTCGTTGCCCATAATCTCAGCGGTAACGCCCTGGCACTTTACGCACATATCGGGGTCGCGCCGGTTGCACTGGCCCTGATGCCGTTTCAATTCATGTCCGTCTTGCGGTCACGCTGGCCTGCTCTGCACCGTTGGAGTGGTCGGGTCTACGTGGGAGCAATCCTTGTCTCGGGCCTTGCGGGTCTTCAGCTTGCATTCCATACGACCACCGGCGCCTTTGCCACGGTTGGGTTTGCCACGCTGGCAGTCGTTTGGCTGGGTACCACGGGTGCAGCCTTCTATTTTGCGGTGAATCGTCAGATTGCTCGGCACAGACGCTGGATGCTTCGGTCCGCGGCGCTTACCTTTGCCGCCGTCACCTTAAGGGTCTATCTGGGGTCTTCGATGGCCTTAGGTGCAGACTTTGCCATTGCGTACCCCATCATAAGTTGGGCGTGCTGGGTACCGAATGCTCTTTTGGTGGAGTTCTATCTTCGCCGGGCTCATTTCTTGAAGCATCGAACCACGTGA
- a CDS encoding VWA domain-containing protein has product MGKTDDRMKEALVRQKSELPSADADVSAFLEKARSIKPQPGSDGRLIFALDATMSRQPTWDQACHIQAEMFQEAGSIGGLNIKLVFFRGFGECRASRWFNSSDDLARAMSRISCQGGRTQIRKVLTAALEAADREKIAALVYVGDCMEEDVDLLCDKAGQLGLLGVPMFLFQEGRDPVAEKAFREMARLTKGAYCPFDAGAARQLAELLKAVAVFASGGRSALHALEKRGGQGARLLLQQLPPKS; this is encoded by the coding sequence ATGGGTAAGACCGACGACCGCATGAAAGAAGCGCTTGTCCGGCAAAAATCAGAACTTCCGTCAGCGGATGCCGATGTCTCGGCATTCCTGGAAAAGGCGCGAAGCATCAAACCGCAGCCAGGAAGCGACGGTCGTTTGATTTTTGCGCTTGATGCGACGATGAGCCGACAGCCGACCTGGGACCAGGCCTGTCACATTCAGGCAGAAATGTTTCAGGAAGCCGGGAGCATCGGTGGGCTGAACATCAAGCTTGTTTTTTTTCGAGGATTCGGCGAATGCCGGGCATCGCGATGGTTTAATTCCAGCGATGATTTGGCTCGTGCGATGAGTCGAATTTCATGTCAGGGCGGGCGCACGCAGATTCGCAAGGTTCTGACGGCCGCGCTTGAAGCGGCCGACAGGGAAAAGATAGCGGCGCTGGTCTATGTCGGCGACTGTATGGAAGAAGATGTCGATTTGCTGTGCGACAAGGCGGGTCAACTTGGGCTGCTCGGGGTGCCGATGTTTCTGTTTCAGGAGGGTCGCGATCCAGTAGCGGAAAAAGCTTTTCGTGAAATGGCGCGCCTGACAAAGGGGGCCTATTGCCCATTCGATGCTGGAGCAGCCCGACAATTGGCAGAGCTTTTGAAGGCGGTTGCAGTTTTTGCAAGCGGTGGTCGATCGGCGCTTCACGCGTTGGAAAAAAGGGGCGGGCAGGGTGCGCGGCTGCTTCTGCAACAGCTTCCTCCAAAGTCGTGA
- a CDS encoding DnaJ domain-containing protein, with protein sequence MFYLLIGIVLLVAVLTLARNFVHANPAALARQLRTFAGVFMIALAGFFAVTGRFAFALPAFGLGVMLLRQHVFPGLSGGYKPQKSSGQRSRVRTAMVEMELDHDSGAMTGTVLAGGFQGRGLDDLNDQELETFWRESGQDEQSQKLVEAYLDRRLAGWREHFQTDGTERQGSSPSAGPMTDEEAYQILGLTPEAGDAEIRAAHRRLMMRVHPDQGGSGFLAAKINEAKDTLLRRH encoded by the coding sequence ATGTTCTACCTACTGATCGGAATTGTCCTTCTCGTCGCCGTTTTGACGCTGGCCAGGAACTTTGTGCACGCCAACCCAGCCGCGCTTGCCAGGCAACTGCGTACATTCGCTGGGGTCTTCATGATAGCACTTGCAGGATTTTTTGCCGTTACGGGACGCTTTGCGTTTGCGCTACCAGCATTTGGGCTTGGCGTGATGTTGCTTCGACAACATGTCTTTCCGGGTCTTTCTGGTGGCTACAAACCGCAGAAGTCTTCCGGGCAGAGGTCGCGTGTGCGAACGGCAATGGTTGAAATGGAGTTGGATCACGACAGCGGAGCCATGACCGGGACGGTGTTGGCCGGCGGCTTTCAGGGCCGCGGGCTTGATGATCTCAACGACCAGGAACTTGAAACATTCTGGCGCGAATCTGGCCAGGATGAACAAAGTCAGAAGTTAGTCGAAGCTTATCTCGACCGCCGGCTTGCCGGATGGCGTGAACACTTCCAGACGGATGGAACAGAGCGGCAGGGAAGCTCGCCGAGCGCGGGCCCCATGACAGATGAGGAGGCCTACCAGATCCTGGGGCTTACGCCCGAAGCCGGGGACGCGGAAATTCGAGCCGCGCACCGAAGGCTTATGATGCGGGTTCATCCCGACCAGGGAGGATCCGGTTTCCTCGCGGCGAAAATCAACGAGGCTAAAGACACGCTTCTCAGAAGACATTGA
- a CDS encoding serine hydrolase, with translation MRFLRNARMVARAGKILVLGALLLSVPSTAMANPKYAGIVVDAKTGKTLYASSADAYRYPASLTKIMTLYVVFEELEAGRLSLDSKLTVSKYAAGRPPSKIGVKAGRTIRVKDAILALVTKSANDVATVVAENIGGSEKKFAQRMTRTARQLGMSKTTFRNPHGLPNSKQRTTARDMARLGRAIQERFPQYYGYFKTRSYKYKGRTYGNHNKLLGRVKGVDGIKTGYIRASGFNLVTSVNRDGRHIVAVVMGGRSGKSRNAHMTNLISRYLRKASRGPKTVPAIAKSNVQPTFVAANLKNPPLPVSKPGSKPAPATGAPMVLAFSAPKQAGVVPAPQPATVPGFGEAVPLPPRLVKQRFDSTFAVATALPPIPPESPDGSLSTNSISKTALLQAAQARSGGTSQQQLALSNAPATRSVQVETIQLDTVPVATISAKQAIEQQPDTQVAALAPVEPETADDTVTVATSDSKDIEPGWQVQIAATETEGQAIRMLKNAKAKTGGALRGRSPYTEPVESGGQTLYRARFVGFDNKTAAKRACRTLKKAKYACFAIYQ, from the coding sequence ATGCGTTTTCTTCGCAATGCGAGAATGGTTGCCCGTGCAGGCAAGATTTTGGTCCTAGGCGCTCTCTTGCTGAGTGTTCCGTCTACGGCGATGGCCAACCCGAAATATGCCGGCATCGTTGTCGACGCAAAAACCGGCAAGACCCTTTATGCATCTTCCGCAGATGCCTATCGCTACCCAGCTTCGCTGACAAAGATCATGACCCTTTACGTGGTCTTTGAAGAGCTCGAGGCAGGTCGGCTTTCGCTCGATTCCAAATTGACCGTATCCAAATATGCCGCTGGTCGCCCACCTTCGAAGATAGGCGTCAAGGCAGGCCGCACGATCAGGGTCAAGGATGCCATTCTGGCGCTCGTAACCAAGTCAGCCAATGATGTTGCAACAGTTGTGGCGGAAAACATCGGCGGTTCTGAGAAGAAGTTCGCGCAACGCATGACCAGGACTGCGCGTCAGCTCGGCATGTCCAAAACGACCTTCCGCAACCCACACGGTCTGCCAAACTCCAAACAGCGCACAACCGCAAGAGACATGGCACGGCTTGGTCGGGCAATTCAGGAGCGCTTTCCGCAGTATTACGGCTACTTCAAAACCCGGTCATACAAATACAAAGGCCGGACCTACGGCAATCACAACAAGCTGCTTGGTCGGGTCAAGGGCGTAGACGGCATTAAGACAGGCTACATTCGCGCGTCCGGTTTCAATCTGGTCACTTCTGTCAATCGCGACGGACGCCACATTGTTGCAGTTGTCATGGGTGGCAGGTCTGGAAAGTCCAGAAACGCCCATATGACCAATCTCATCAGCCGTTATCTGCGCAAAGCCAGCCGCGGACCAAAAACCGTGCCTGCGATCGCAAAGAGCAATGTTCAACCGACATTCGTTGCCGCGAATTTGAAAAATCCGCCGTTGCCGGTTTCTAAGCCCGGCAGCAAACCTGCGCCTGCGACCGGTGCTCCGATGGTGCTTGCGTTTTCAGCGCCCAAACAGGCTGGTGTCGTACCTGCCCCGCAGCCGGCAACCGTGCCCGGTTTTGGTGAAGCAGTGCCGTTGCCGCCGCGCCTCGTGAAGCAGCGTTTCGACAGCACCTTCGCAGTTGCAACCGCGCTGCCGCCTATTCCGCCGGAAAGCCCGGACGGCTCGTTGAGCACGAATTCCATCTCGAAAACTGCACTGCTTCAGGCCGCTCAAGCCCGTTCAGGTGGAACGTCGCAACAGCAACTGGCCCTTTCGAATGCTCCGGCAACCCGGTCCGTTCAAGTAGAAACAATCCAGCTGGACACCGTGCCTGTAGCAACGATCAGTGCAAAACAGGCAATCGAACAGCAGCCGGACACACAAGTAGCTGCGCTTGCGCCAGTCGAGCCTGAAACAGCCGACGATACAGTGACTGTGGCAACCAGCGACAGCAAGGATATCGAGCCAGGCTGGCAGGTCCAGATTGCAGCGACAGAAACCGAAGGCCAGGCAATTCGTATGTTGAAGAACGCCAAGGCCAAAACCGGTGGCGCCCTGCGTGGCCGCTCACCGTATACCGAACCGGTCGAATCCGGCGGACAAACCCTCTATCGAGCAAGGTTTGTCGGCTTCGACAACAAAACTGCAGCCAAAAGAGCCTGCAGAACACTGAAAAAAGCAAAATATGCTTGCTTCGCCATCTATCAGTAA
- a CDS encoding phasin family protein: MMNNFDEIQKMSKDNMDMAMESFGTMSKGMQAIAAEVADYQKKSFDEGTAAVEKLVSSKSLDKAFEAQADYAKSAYEGFVGEMTKLGEMFTDMSKDAYKPYEGVMSKLAK; this comes from the coding sequence ATGATGAATAACTTCGATGAGATCCAGAAGATGAGCAAAGACAACATGGACATGGCCATGGAGTCGTTCGGCACGATGAGCAAAGGCATGCAGGCAATTGCAGCCGAAGTCGCTGACTATCAGAAAAAGTCCTTCGATGAAGGTACTGCTGCAGTCGAGAAGCTCGTGTCCTCCAAATCTCTGGACAAGGCTTTTGAAGCTCAGGCTGACTACGCCAAGAGCGCTTACGAAGGCTTCGTCGGTGAAATGACCAAGCTCGGTGAAATGTTCACTGACATGTCCAAAGACGCTTACAAGCCTTACGAAGGCGTGATGAGCAAGTTGGCAAAGTAA
- the clpS gene encoding ATP-dependent Clp protease adapter ClpS codes for MSAGSDYDNDGGDAGTVVVTRTKTVTKRPNLYRVLLLNDDYTPMEFVIHVVENFFQKNREEATRIMLHVHHHGVGECGIFSYEVAETKVTQVMDFARKHQHPLQCVMEKK; via the coding sequence ATGTCGGCAGGCTCTGATTATGACAATGACGGTGGCGATGCCGGAACGGTCGTTGTCACCCGGACGAAAACGGTTACCAAGCGGCCAAATCTGTATCGTGTGCTGCTGCTGAATGACGACTACACGCCGATGGAGTTTGTCATTCACGTTGTGGAGAACTTCTTCCAAAAAAACCGCGAAGAAGCGACTCGCATCATGCTTCATGTTCACCACCACGGCGTCGGAGAATGCGGGATATTTTCTTACGAAGTCGCGGAAACAAAAGTGACACAGGTGATGGATTTTGCGCGAAAGCACCAACATCCTTTGCAATGCGTCATGGAAAAAAAGTGA